In a single window of the Orbaceae bacterium lpD04 genome:
- the metC gene encoding cystathionine beta-lyase, producing the protein MKFPKIMQTKLISAGRKNRYTQGSVNSVIQRASSLVFDSVEAKKDAAKHRTEGALYYGRRGTLTHFSLQDAMCELEGGAGCYLYPCGAAAVTNSILAFVKAGDHVLLSEGAYEPTHDFCDRILKDLDIETSYFPALIGEHITTYIKSNTKVLFLEAPSSITMEVHDIPAIVAAARKINPQIIIMIDNTWSAGVLFKALEYDIDISIQAGTKYLVGHSDAMIGTAVANARCWPQLRERSYLMGQMCDADTAYITARGLRTLAVRLMQHQKSSLKVAKWLAKHPKVEKVNHPALSSCEGYQFFRRDFLGYSGLFSFILTDRLSDAQLADFLDQFKLFSMAYSWGGFESLILAHQPEEIAQIRPVTGVNFDGTLIRLHIGLEDPDDLITDLESGLNRITLSKNKMSTL; encoded by the coding sequence ATGAAATTTCCTAAAATAATGCAAACGAAATTAATTAGTGCCGGCCGTAAAAACCGTTATACACAAGGTTCAGTAAATAGCGTAATTCAACGAGCATCATCGCTTGTTTTTGATTCTGTTGAAGCTAAAAAGGATGCGGCAAAACATCGCACGGAAGGTGCACTCTATTATGGGCGTAGAGGAACGTTAACCCACTTTTCATTGCAAGATGCGATGTGTGAGCTTGAAGGTGGTGCGGGTTGTTATCTTTACCCTTGTGGCGCGGCAGCGGTGACAAATTCAATCTTAGCATTTGTTAAAGCAGGTGATCATGTTTTATTATCTGAAGGGGCCTACGAGCCTACGCATGATTTTTGTGATCGTATACTTAAAGATTTAGATATTGAAACTAGCTATTTCCCGGCTTTAATTGGCGAACATATTACAACGTATATTAAATCAAATACAAAAGTATTATTTTTAGAAGCACCAAGTTCAATCACAATGGAAGTTCACGATATTCCAGCAATAGTCGCTGCTGCGCGTAAAATTAATCCACAAATTATTATTATGATTGATAATACTTGGAGTGCCGGCGTTTTATTTAAAGCACTTGAATATGATATCGATATTTCAATTCAAGCGGGCACCAAATATTTAGTTGGCCATTCAGATGCAATGATTGGTACAGCTGTTGCTAATGCGCGATGTTGGCCACAGCTTCGTGAGCGCTCTTATCTTATGGGACAAATGTGTGATGCTGATACTGCTTATATTACAGCTAGAGGACTTAGGACTTTAGCTGTTCGCTTAATGCAACATCAAAAAAGTAGTTTAAAAGTTGCAAAGTGGCTTGCCAAGCATCCAAAAGTAGAAAAAGTAAACCACCCAGCATTATCAAGTTGTGAAGGCTATCAATTTTTTAGGCGTGATTTTTTAGGTTACAGTGGACTATTTTCATTTATTTTAACCGACCGCCTTTCTGATGCTCAATTAGCTGATTTTTTAGATCAGTTTAAGTTATTCTCAATGGCTTATTCTTGGGGCGGGTTTGAATCATTAATTTTAGCCCATCAACCTGAAGAAATCGCTCAAATTAGGCCTGTTACTGGCGTCAATTTTGATGGTACATTGATTCGCTTGCATATTGGCCTTGAAGATCCTGATGATTTAATTACTGATTTAGAATCGGGACTCAATCGTATCACGCTCAGTAAAAATAAGATGTCAACGTTATAA
- the edd gene encoding phosphogluconate dehydratase yields MNSTIQAVTNRIIARSKITRNAYLKKIEQAMSKKVARASLSCSNLAHGFAACCSSDKDDLKNILKSNIGIISSYNDMLSAHRPYEFYTEQIKKELREVGAIGQMAGGVPAMCDGVTQGEPGMEISLMSRDIISMSVAVALSHNMFDGALYLGICDKIVPGLFVGSMAFGHLPAIFIPAGPMPSGLSNKEKVRIRQLYSEGKATREDLLESESASYHTSGTCTFYGTANSNQMVIELMGLHLPGAAFVHPETTLRFELTNAAARQITRLTEQSGNYMPVGKMVDERVIVNGLVALLATGGSTNLTMHLVAMAKAAGIIINWDDISDLSEVVPLLCKIYPNGPADINYFQAAGGTSVLIRELLAGGLLHEDVETVVGRGLSRYTKEPILENGKLIYRDGPLKSLDDKVIASFEKPFNSHGGLKVMSGNLGRAVMKTSAIEPDHQIIEAPAVVFNSQYDLDADFKAGKLDKNCVVVVRYQGPKAIGMPELHKLITPLGVLQDRGYKVALLTDGRLSGASGKVPAAIHVTPEAYIGGLLNRVQDGDIIRVNGQSGEMTLLVDPKELATRIPEKFNLTDSYHGFGRELFSVIRENLASAEEGAVSF; encoded by the coding sequence ATGAATTCTACTATACAAGCCGTTACAAACAGGATTATTGCACGTTCGAAAATAACAAGAAACGCTTACCTAAAAAAAATTGAGCAAGCGATGTCAAAAAAAGTCGCTCGCGCTAGTTTATCGTGTAGTAATTTAGCGCACGGTTTTGCCGCTTGTTGTAGTTCTGATAAAGATGATTTAAAAAATATTTTAAAAAGTAATATCGGTATCATCAGTTCATATAATGACATGTTATCTGCTCATCGTCCTTATGAGTTTTATACGGAGCAAATTAAAAAAGAGTTGCGAGAGGTTGGCGCTATAGGGCAAATGGCTGGTGGCGTTCCAGCTATGTGTGATGGGGTTACTCAAGGTGAACCGGGTATGGAAATCTCATTGATGAGTCGCGATATTATTTCAATGTCTGTCGCTGTTGCACTTTCACATAATATGTTTGATGGGGCATTATATTTAGGCATTTGCGATAAAATTGTACCAGGTTTATTTGTGGGATCGATGGCTTTTGGTCATTTACCCGCTATCTTTATACCAGCAGGCCCAATGCCATCAGGCTTGTCAAATAAGGAAAAAGTGAGGATCCGTCAGCTTTACTCTGAAGGTAAAGCAACCCGTGAAGATTTATTAGAATCTGAGTCTGCATCATATCATACAAGCGGAACATGTACTTTTTATGGTACTGCTAATAGTAACCAAATGGTAATTGAATTAATGGGATTACATTTGCCTGGCGCTGCATTTGTTCATCCAGAAACCACATTGAGATTTGAGCTCACAAATGCAGCTGCAAGGCAAATTACACGTTTAACCGAGCAATCAGGTAATTATATGCCGGTTGGAAAAATGGTTGATGAGCGAGTTATTGTTAATGGCTTAGTTGCATTACTTGCAACCGGTGGTTCAACAAATTTAACTATGCATTTGGTTGCAATGGCAAAAGCGGCGGGTATTATTATCAATTGGGATGATATTTCCGATTTGTCTGAAGTCGTACCTCTACTTTGCAAAATTTATCCTAATGGCCCTGCTGATATCAACTACTTCCAAGCTGCTGGTGGTACGTCTGTTTTGATTCGGGAACTATTAGCTGGCGGCCTATTACATGAAGATGTTGAAACTGTTGTTGGCCGTGGATTAAGCCGTTATACCAAAGAACCAATTTTAGAAAATGGTAAACTAATTTATCGAGATGGCCCATTAAAATCGTTAGATGATAAGGTTATCGCTTCATTTGAGAAGCCATTTAATTCGCATGGTGGTTTAAAAGTGATGTCCGGTAACTTAGGTCGAGCAGTAATGAAAACATCAGCAATTGAGCCAGATCATCAAATTATTGAAGCCCCAGCCGTTGTATTTAATAGTCAATACGATCTTGATGCTGATTTTAAAGCAGGTAAATTGGATAAAAACTGCGTTGTTGTTGTTCGTTATCAAGGACCAAAAGCAATTGGTATGCCAGAGCTGCATAAATTAATTACCCCATTAGGTGTTTTGCAAGATCGTGGTTACAAAGTTGCGTTGTTAACAGATGGCAGATTGTCTGGTGCATCAGGTAAGGTTCCTGCGGCTATTCATGTCACACCAGAAGCCTATATTGGTGGATTACTTAACAGAGTTCAAGATGGAGATATTATTCGCGTTAATGGTCAAAGTGGTGAAATGACGTTATTAGTTGATCCAAAAGAGTTGGCTACAAGGATCCCCGAAAAGTTTAATCTCACTGACTCTTATCATGGTTTTGGCCGCGAGCTATTTTCTGTTATTCGTGAAAACTTAGCTTCAGCAGAAGAAGGTGCAGTAAGTTTTTAA
- a CDS encoding 4'-phosphopantetheinyl transferase superfamily protein produces the protein MLQSTLLSSQVIKQAENFSSNKQKQFVACRYLLAQLLNRHLDIVSLPNIKIAENSRPQFEKSHLPDFNISHSGDFIAVAISSVGRVGLDIEFDRPRKNILTIAKQFFSEQENIWLNKQINILSAFWQLWTLRESALKLYAKGVWQMKELEIMMPAQKASAKFATEFYLYHQKLEHIYLSVCCGKPIYTIVID, from the coding sequence ATGTTACAATCAACATTGCTATCATCACAAGTGATTAAACAAGCAGAAAATTTTTCATCAAATAAACAAAAGCAGTTTGTTGCATGTCGATATTTATTGGCGCAACTACTTAATAGACACTTAGATATTGTATCACTACCAAATATCAAAATTGCCGAGAATAGCCGCCCCCAATTTGAAAAATCTCATTTACCCGATTTTAATATTAGTCATAGCGGTGATTTTATTGCCGTTGCAATAAGTTCAGTAGGAAGAGTTGGATTAGATATTGAATTTGATAGACCAAGAAAAAATATACTCACTATTGCCAAACAGTTTTTTTCAGAGCAAGAAAACATCTGGTTGAATAAACAAATTAATATACTCTCTGCATTTTGGCAACTATGGACTCTGCGTGAATCAGCTCTAAAACTTTATGCTAAAGGCGTATGGCAGATGAAAGAACTTGAAATCATGATGCCAGCACAAAAGGCTAGTGCTAAATTTGCAACAGAGTTTTACCTTTATCATCAAAAACTTGAGCATATTTACTTATCGGTATGTTGTGGTAAGCCAATCTATACTATTGTTATAGATTAG
- a CDS encoding gluconokinase, GntK/IdnK-type, translating to MKNNNKQVFVLMGVSGSGKSTIARQLAYDLDIAYLDGDFLHPKANILKMGSCIPLNDEDRMPWLKLINQAAFAMSNVNPISVIICSALTQNYRNVIRDGNDNIYFIYLKGGFETIQERLNKRQGHYQKTNMLQSQFNTLEEPSIDEKDIFVVDIERPLAKVIADTKSIICHVCQISE from the coding sequence ATGAAAAATAATAACAAGCAAGTTTTTGTATTAATGGGGGTCTCTGGCTCAGGAAAATCGACCATTGCAAGGCAACTCGCTTATGATTTAGATATCGCGTACTTAGATGGTGATTTTTTGCATCCGAAAGCTAACATTTTAAAAATGGGTAGTTGCATACCGCTTAATGATGAAGATCGTATGCCTTGGCTAAAGCTTATTAATCAAGCAGCTTTTGCTATGAGCAATGTAAATCCTATCTCAGTTATTATTTGCTCGGCCTTAACGCAAAATTACCGCAATGTTATTCGCGATGGCAACGATAATATTTACTTTATTTATCTGAAAGGTGGTTTTGAGACAATTCAAGAAAGACTAAATAAACGTCAGGGGCATTATCAAAAAACGAATATGTTGCAATCACAGTTTAATACGCTAGAAGAGCCTTCAATAGATGAAAAAGATATTTTTGTTGTCGATATAGAGCGGCCTTTAGCTAAGGTAATAGCAGATACTAAATCCATTATTTGCCATGTTTGCCAAATAAGTGAATAG